The Vespula pensylvanica isolate Volc-1 chromosome 3, ASM1446617v1, whole genome shotgun sequence nucleotide sequence GCGATATAGTGAGAGGAGTATTTGGATTAGGTAGAATTTTAAGTAACTCTTGATAAACTTTCTCTTGCTCCTCTTGTCTTGTCGCGAGTTGATACAATATTGAGCATACTGCCATTGATAtctaaaataatgattttcatAGGGacattcaaatttttctttaatataagtaataacaaatatttgatgCGATTAAGtaagtattaaattattttcttatttcttttccccaTACCGTATCAATTCCGACTAAAATTAAATCCAAAGCGAGAATATAAGCTACTTTAGGATTAGCTTCGGTCGCTAGAATTCTTTCTACCAAAGAATGATCTTCTTCGTtggtatactttttttttttaagtcttTCAGTCGCAGCATCGATGTATTTCATACATACTCTGAAATCGAAATTATCATACtttgtaatagaaaaaacaaaaaaaaaaaagaacacgtagacaagagagtaaaaaaaaaaaagtaatagcaATTTATTAAGATTAGATTAACGTACTCGATAAAGTAATTCATATTACGAACGTATCGAGTCCAAAGAGGAGTTGGTATATATCTCCAGAAAGGAGCTTTCAGCTCAAGAACAGCTACATTTCTCAAAGCAAATTTAGCAGCATCGATAATCTTTTGTGGTTCAGAATCTGGGACAAGGGATCCACCTAAACAACCTAATCGTACGTCCAAGGCAACGAGTCCTATACCTGCATATAAATGTACTCGTATATCAcaatcatttgaaaaaatacgattatataatataacaaataaaaattttatataaataacgcTTACACTCTAATGCCCATTTATGTATCTCATTATCGAAATCTCCCGGTAATTCTCCATTTTCTTGCTGAATATCTTGTATCctgtaaacatatatattttctgtaaCCTTCATAAAactaaataatcttttttgatatgggaatttttttctaaataattttaaataatacctCTTTATAAAATCGCTTGTGACCGTTTCAATCGGTGTTATGTACTTCCTCACGATTTGTGGCTGTAGAACCGGTTTCTGAACACGTGTACGAAATTTTTTCCATGGCTCACCGTGTCTgcataaatattgatttattataatttcacgTTTTAATAACTTTAACAATtagtgatatataatatttcaacaatttaaaaatatttatttacttaatgattaatttttgtatttttgtttgaaatatgtataagatgcatatgtatgtatatataatctcatatttcaacattttatatatatacatacatatatatatatatatatatatatatatatatatataaatgcagtatttaaatatatacaaaaaataataaaatttaattatgtagattatttaaatatgtatattaattaaatagataactTAATTAAATCCAGGGTAATAACTTAATTaggtaaatattaattaggtaaaagaatgtgtatgtgtaacaGGACAGGTGTATGGGAAGGTATGcgtgtatgcatatgtgtataaaaagGTAATATAATAGACATTGTCTGTTTTTAtcagattaattaataattaatgtcagAGTTTTTAATAgcttattatttaaattaataataacattagtatgtttttatcgaaaatatatagtatttgatatctaaataaattacattagtattttttatattaaaaatttcgatattaattattagacaacccaatattatttaaacattttataggTATTCATTCaacaaataatttcttgtTTCCGTTtgaatttgcttttttttgtttttatagctcttagttttatttcattttatctcatttggttttcatatttttattattttcttctttttttttgtaaattattattatttttaaatatttttattaattttattaaactgACAATGTCTCATattgatttatcgaaatagctatatcttaaaaagaataattatttaaaaaaataaatcattttaaatgcTATAGTTTCAACGGTGGAAAAGtatattaattcgaataaataattaacgatttaagaatatatttactcGATGAGATAAAATTCAtgtatcaaaaattaaaacatcataaaaaatgaatttttttagtttttacttACACTCCAACAACGCCGCCAATATCTTCGAAGAAATCTTTGCGAATAACACTTTTGTAATGAACCAGACAAGGCATCGAAGGTCTAAAAGGTGTCGGCCCTTCTTGACGataaatcttttcaatttcatctGCATCataaacaaaaagtaaatcCGGTCGACCTATCAAACCGCTCAAACGAACGATCTTTCCGTATTCTTCATAAAAAAGTCTGCTTATTTTTGCTGTATCCGAAATTTCATATTCCCCTATCAATGGTAGCATTCTCCAAGTATTACCCAATATTGGAATTGGTTTTGGTCCTGGTATTTTATCATAaggttttatattaaattccaGATTCACATTAGTAcactaaaaaattatataaattttatttgatacgTGTGCGATAACAATTCATATaactgatataaaataaaatgtattttaatctATTGTACAGCAGGATTTACCGTTTCAGTATACAACATCCGTGAAAGTATATCTTTCTTGCATCTCTTGCACACAGAAGTGCTCAACCGCAAAAGTCGGCTGACTCTACGAACGTAATGGGAGATTGTATTGACgtaaaaatgaagatgatcgcgactttttattaaaaataaaaggaaatcaaataataatataattataataatcatcttTGTTAATGATCGAGCATCAATGACtgattttttatcatactACCGGAAGTGCCTAAAAAATCGTGACTATCGTTGTtttgaatattcattatttaaaatgttttacttatttttttctttttttttttttttaaattatatactaatttcattgaaaaaaatgtgaacGATAATCTGTATGCTACTCCTTTCTCATATGATCTACGTTGGATTCCGATCAGGGAAACTTCGCTTTCTCTTTAAACCAATTTGAAACGAACGTCTAACAGTATCACTTCtcaataataaaaggaagtcACGAAACATGACACTATTTTTAGAAGCctcgaaatataattaacatttcttAAGACGGTCTATCAAATtctataatgaattatttatattaaataaatttgttttctttttttttctcttttatttttaattaacaaattctttaaaaaaaataatatacctgaattattccaataaaatttaaaaagaatattgttttttattgaaaaagaacattgtttttcaaattataataaatatcaatataaattatttatattgaaataaaataatataattttctattttcaaatagCAATTTAATATTCTGATGTAAACaatgtaaacaaaatttacgTTAATAACGAGGTGACGTTCAGTAAAATTACAATGTCCTACTTAAGATTAGAAATGTTCAATTTATGGAACGTTCCATCCTCATTCCCTTTGAAAACTCtcaggaaaataattttaattatattttgttttcaaaattttccCCTATTAAGAAGATTTATTGAAAACCATTCGACTACCTgacattctattttatttttatggtaGTAGTTATAAATATCCCGTTGTTATAAATGTTTTgtcgaaaagaataaaataataaatcataccTTGCACTTAACTGTACCTCCATTAGAAACGCACAGATTTTCTAAAGATGTCCagctaaaatatttttatatatttatgtatatacaattttaatatatgtttacatacatatacatatacatatatatatatatatacacaaatgtatatatatatagagagagagagagaggtacacatacacatatacataagcGATAAACTAACACTTATACACACGATATTATCGTCAAGTactcatttaaaataatataatataaacatattacaAAACAATACAATATTTCGCAGAAGACTTGTTGCTGATGGAGGAGTTACattgaagaagagagaaccgAAAGGTCTGAACGGATATACCTCCcacttttttatctattttctctgtctttcctcctttctctcactctctctttctctctctttatctctttctctttctctctttcattctcgttctttctctctctctctctctctctctctacacacacacacacacacatatatatatatatttctctttctttctatgattttatttctaattttaatacaGAACGAATATAAGCGTTATGCAAAATACGAAATGGAAATTGGCTGTTTTTTAATTAGAGATacctgtttttattttttctagtaaaataaaatacgctCTTtttgggagaaagagatataagaaGTATgcgatttacaaaaaaaatgacgaaaaataattatcgtcttatgttctttctttcttttatttttctttgtcttttttccttttttttattacattatcaataaatattaataatattattaatagataagAAAAGCGTTGAgtagaaaacaattttaatggGACGTATCAAACGTTCCATTAATATAGTTTgacatttcttctttatattgttttttcttcaatattttcatttatcattcacgaatacaaaaaatatgaacATTACTTGAAAACAATGACGAAGATACATGcatctatgtgtatatgtatgtgtatgttcgcgtatatttataaataatattacctgaaaaagttattatatattgggTACATACCTGAGACAGGTAAGTACTTACagctctctcttttccttcacAGATACATTACTTTAagagttattatattttgtacgaACCTTGAATACTATCGGCCCCTCCGAAGATGATTTACGATAATCCCAAATGTCTTGGCTTTAGATAAATAACGTAAAGAGGATTATGtagaaattacaattttttttaggaCGGGAATTTCTTAGTGTTTTCACTTAGTCAATtgtatttaatcaattttatcttaacattttatttttagcgaatacgtttgtttaatattttatatatatgtatatatttatatgtatgtatgtatgtatgtatgtatatatgtatatatgtatatatgtatatatgtatgtatgtatgtatgtatgtatatatgtatgtatgtatgtatgatgtatgtatgtatgtatgtacgtatgtatgatgtatgtatgtatgtacgtatgtatgatgtatgtatgtatgtacgtatgtatgatgtatgtatgtatgtatgtataaatgtatgtatgtatgtatgtatgtatgtatgtatgatgtacgtatgtatgatttacgtatgtatgtatgtacgtatgtatgatgtatgtatgtatatatgtataaatgtatatatgtatgtatgtatgtatgtatgtatgtatgtatgtatgtatgtatgatgtatgatgtatgtatgtatgtacgtatgtatgatgtatgtatgtatgtatgatgtacgtatgtatgatgtacgtatgtatgtatgtatgtatgatgtacgtatgtatgatgtacgtatgtatgatgtacgtatgtatgatgtacgtatgtatgatgtacgtatgtatgatttacatatgtatgatgtacgtatgtatgatgtacgtatgtatgatgtacgtatgtatatatgtacgtatgtatatatgtaggtatgtatatatgtaggtatgtatatatgtacgtatgtatatatgtaggtatgtatatatgtacgtatgtatatatatacgtatgtttgatgaatgtatgtatgtatgaatatttatatatatttacatatatgtatacatacatatttacatatttacatattcacATATGTTTatggtgtgtgtatgtacacgtTTGCGCGCATGTATACATATCTGGATCTCTTTTtgcatgtatttttttatatgattcatctttacagttctttttttttaataggttTTATTCATGcgttttacttatttttacaTGGTTGAAAaaacgtataattatttttgtcattttccaacgaaatattaacttttcttttatgtgttttttaaataaaatattttcagcgAATGcgtttctatattttaatttgctTTTTATATAGTCAGTTAGTtcaatatagattttatattatttctaaaagaaattttatctacttttttatatGACTATTTTTGCACCGTAGGAAAAATtcagatatattatattatattatattatattatattatattatattatatataatgtttctatatatattatattaatatatctatttatctacctatctacctatttatttattaatacatatatatatatacatatatatgcatatatatatgcatatatatatacatacgtatttatatatatacatatatacatacgtatatatatatatacatatatacatatacatacatgcatacatacatacatccatccatacatacatacatacatacatacatatatacatatacatacatatacatacatacatacatacatacatatatacatacatacatacatacatacatacatacatacatatatacatacatacatacatacatacatacatacatacatacatacatacatacatacatacatacatacatacatacatacatacatacatacatacatacatacatacatacatacatacatacatacatacatacatacatacatacatacatgtacatacatacgtacatacatacatatatatatatattcataaacgaaataaagaagaacatTTTAATGACTCTTCAGTAAGTCTATTCCTCCATTCAGTAAGTTACTTGGCCCAGGTATATTACCATTGTATGACGAGGGATCTTCATAAAATTGCGGTATTTATGGTGTTATTGTAATAAAGGTATTTCCTTCGTTCGGAAATctctgaaataaatatttccacTTGAAAATTTTAGTCAGGTATTTCTCCCTTCCTTGTACATAGGTCAAATGGGATTAAGTATAAAAGCAGGGTAGAATTCACTTTGCTTGCCAATTTAAGAAATCTTCGGAAAGTGTATATCTCGTATATCGCAGTAGATTTCATGAAACGACCAGTGACCAAATTAGTGATAAAATCAGTGAAAAAATCAGACTAagtcaaaaaaaataattgtaaattctaatttttgtGAAAGAATTCCAATTAATCATCATGGTTGTACCAATAAAATGGTTAAAAGGAAATATGTTTAAATCTTCGGAGCAATCGGCAAgggttcgttttctttttatttttaacataaatgaatattatatttatagaatatttttatagatttatacatttttttttctataaaataaagatattagaaGTATAGAAGTATTAGTGAAGtgatttattttgttgtttttttctttttttaatatagtcCCGAAGACAATCTaccgaagaagaagtaaaagtacAGAAATCTTTGAAGAAGCTATTCTTGCCGTCTTGGTTGTTAAGCAAATCTAACAATTCGAaggtaaataaagaaattgtatTAGGAGAAGGTCCTTCAGCAGTATGGCAAGCTTCTGATTCTTATAAATACTTGAGtaagttattttaatattctcttattttttattaaagcatatatttttattttttctttctttcatttatgtgagatttatattatactcacTTGCCAAACGatctaacaatttttattaattatagatcTTAAGGATTCTCCGAagaatattgaagaaaaaacagaatcTAACGGAATCTCGGAAGACACTCCTGGACCGAGCAATTTATTCagacaaaaagaagattttatgGAAAAGACTCGAAAGGAAATCCTATCGAAACCTTCGTGTagcagaaaagaagaatttaatgTAGAAATTCCAATCGTAACAATCGAGAACGCCAATGTGACATATCCAAGAAAATCACCATGTAGAAAAGTTGAAAATCTTAATATCGTGTTTCCATcttctttagaaaaagaacCCTTAAAATTACCAGAAGAGTTTTTACAGAAGACTGACCCTTTAAAAACAATTGGATATTTCCCGAAGGAACGGCCAGATTTCTATCAGgatgataataatcaaaaacaaTGTTGCAACAAAGTCGTTTCATCTGATATAGTTACGGTACATAATGATCCTCCGATCGTTTCGAAGCcgccaaaaagaaaaactttcaaGCCACGTATTTTGACAACGCCCGGTGGCTCAAG carries:
- the LOC122628023 gene encoding probable cytochrome P450 301a1, mitochondrial isoform X1 encodes the protein MEVQLSARVSRLLRLSTSVCKRCKKDILSRMLYTETCTNVNLEFNIKPYDKIPGPKPIPILGNTWRMLPLIGEYEISDTAKISRLFYEEYGKIVRLSGLIGRPDLLFVYDADEIEKIYRQEGPTPFRPSMPCLVHYKSVIRKDFFEDIGGVVGVHGEPWKKFRTRVQKPVLQPQIVRKYITPIETVTSDFIKRIQDIQQENGELPGDFDNEIHKWALECIGLVALDVRLGCLGGSLVPDSEPQKIIDAAKFALRNVAVLELKAPFWRYIPTPLWTRYVRNMNYFIEVCMKYIDAATERLKKKKYTNEEDHSLVERILATEANPKVAYILALDLILVGIDTISMAVCSILYQLATRQEEQEKVYQELLKILPNPNTPLTISHLDQAIYTKAFIREVFRMYSTVIGNGRTLQNDTIICGYKVPKGVQVVFPTVVTGNMKEYVNDANIFKPSRWLKAAADQKLHPFASLPYGYGARMCLGRRFADLEMQVLLAKLIRSYKLEYHHQPLKYKVTFMYAPDGELRFKCIKR
- the LOC122628023 gene encoding probable cytochrome P450 301a1, mitochondrial isoform X2; protein product: MLYTETCTNVNLEFNIKPYDKIPGPKPIPILGNTWRMLPLIGEYEISDTAKISRLFYEEYGKIVRLSGLIGRPDLLFVYDADEIEKIYRQEGPTPFRPSMPCLVHYKSVIRKDFFEDIGGVVGVHGEPWKKFRTRVQKPVLQPQIVRKYITPIETVTSDFIKRIQDIQQENGELPGDFDNEIHKWALECIGLVALDVRLGCLGGSLVPDSEPQKIIDAAKFALRNVAVLELKAPFWRYIPTPLWTRYVRNMNYFIEVCMKYIDAATERLKKKKYTNEEDHSLVERILATEANPKVAYILALDLILVGIDTISMAVCSILYQLATRQEEQEKVYQELLKILPNPNTPLTISHLDQAIYTKAFIREVFRMYSTVIGNGRTLQNDTIICGYKVPKGVQVVFPTVVTGNMKEYVNDANIFKPSRWLKAAADQKLHPFASLPYGYGARMCLGRRFADLEMQVLLAKLIRSYKLEYHHQPLKYKVTFMYAPDGELRFKCIKR